The DNA window GCCGCCTCTGGCAGATCGGCCAGGAGAGTGGCCTGGTGTGCGTGCCCTATCCGGTCCAGCTCATCGGGACCGAGGTGATGCTGGAGTTCGTCGGTGACTGGGAGACCGGTGAAGCGGCGCCACGACTGGCACAGGTCCGGGCCGAACGTGACGAGCTGGCGGACCTGTGGCGGCAGATGACCGACGCGTTGTCCGTGCTGGCGCGTGCCCAGGTTGCTCATGGGGACCTGTCGCCGTACAACACGCTTGTCCACCGGGGACGGCTCGTGCTGATCGACCTGCCGCAGATCGTCGACGTGATCGCCAATCCGCGGGGCGGTGAGTTCATCGCCCGGGACGTCAACAACGTGGCCGCCTGGTTCCGGTCCCGCGGGCTCGATATCGACACCGAGTCGCTGATCGAGCGCCTGCTCTACGAGGCGGGCCTGCGCTGATGCGGGTCAGGCGTCCGGTTCCCGGCCCGCGGCCGCCGCGTCCACGGCGGCCGCGACCGGGGCCGCGTCACTGCAGGTAGTTCTCCACCTCGCTGACGGCGTGCGCCTGCTCGGCGTCCGGGTCGTTCCCGGCCGTGCGGGCGGCCCGCCGCCGGCGAAGCAGGTCCCAGCACTGATCAAGCGATTCCTCAAGGTCCTTGAGCCGGGCGTGCTCCTCGTCGGAGGAGATCTTGCCCGAGCTCAGCTGCTGGCGGAGCTCGTGCTCCTCCTCGACCAAGCCGTGGATCCGGCTCAGCACAGTCTTGTCATCCATTCCCGAAGCCTATTCACCCGAGGCCGGTTTCGGAGACTCCCACCTGCGTGTTCCCCGCCATGCCGCGCGGGGGCGCCCGGGCTGTGTGTGGAGTCGCCTCGCGGAGCGAACCCGAATTCCACACGCCGGATCAGCACTGAGCGCCGGCTGGTCCGGCTGGTCACCAGTGTTGTCGCGCTGAGCACCGGCTGGTCCGGCTGGTCGTGAGTGTTGTCGCGCTGGGTGCCGGCTGGTGCGAGGGCTGTTGGAACGGCTCGGTGACAGCGCTCGGAGCCAGCTCGCGCCGGTCGGCTGGCTTCCAGTGCTGTCCGAGGGCCGGCCGACGACACTGAGCGCCAGCCGGCCCGCGAAGTTCCACGATCCACGGCAGGCAGGCAGGCAGGCCGCGCGACGATCACGTGACGCATGGGCCCTGACATCACCTGCGATGTGATGTCAGGGGACTGAAGACGTGCAGAGCCCGCCTGAAGGCGGCACGCGGGTGGTGCAGTTCGGGGTGGGAGCGTGCCTCAGGTCGGCGCGTGCGGGTGGTGGCTGGGGTGGGACTGATAGGAGGAGGGCGCAAGCGCTCACTCAGGCCGCGCGGTGTGTGCTCGTGTTTCGGACGCGCCAGCGGCCGGCGAGGAACGCCGCGCCCTCGGCGGGAGCGACGGTCCGCACCCACCACCCCGCTGCGAGATGAACTTGATCTTGACCCCCGGTGGCGGGTAGTTGATCGGTGTTTTTAGATTTCTAGGGTGGGCTGGATACAGAAACTGCGGCAGGCTGCCGTCGACGGAGGTGGCGCGGGCACGCGCCGGGCTGTGGAGGCTGCTGAGGCGGCCGGGCGTGCGTTCCGGGATGGCGACGCGGCGGGGGCTGCCGAGCGCGGCGATGCGGCGGTGCGGATGCTGCGGAATTTGGTGGATCAGAGGGTACGGGCCGCGGAGCCCGTCCTGGTTCGGGCGCTGGACAAGCAGTCCGGCTATCTCGCCGCGCTGGGGCGGCAGGACGAGGCCGTGGCGCTCGCCGCGGAGGCCGCCGGACTGGCGCGCGCGGAGCCGGAGTGGGCGCAGCTGCTGGCCACGACGCTGGTGACCTATGCGACCCGGCTGGTGCGGGCGGGGCGGCTCGCCGAGGCGCTGGAGGCGGAACGGGAGGCCACCGGGATCGTGGAGGCGCTTCCGGAGCCGGTTCTGGCGCAGGGCATGTCGGATCTCGCGGCCGGGCTCGCCGAGGCGGGGGAGCACGCTGAGGCCGTGGTGATCAGTGAACGGGCGCTGGCGATGTGGCGGACCCTCGCCGGGCGTGCGGCGGGGCGTTCGGCCGGGCGTGACGAGAAGGCTGAGGAGCGTCTCGGGCAGTCGCTGAGCGAGCACGCCGACCGGCTGTCCGAACTGGGGCGCTGGGCGGACGCGGTGGAGCTGAGCGCGGAGTGCGTGGCCTACCGGCGGCAGACCGCTCAGGAGCAGCTCGCCGCGGACCTGCGGCGGCATGCGGTGTTCCTGGAGCGGGTCGGCCGGGACCTGGAGGCGATCGCGGCCGCCGAGGAGGCGCAACGGCGAAGCCCCGCCTCAGCGAACTGAGACGGGGCTTCGGTAGACCGATGGATCAGCTGCGGAGCATCTTGCGCAGCACGTACTGCAGGATGCCGCCGTTGCGGTAGTAGTCCGCCTCACCGGGGGTGTCGATCCGGACGACCGCGTCGAACTCGACGCCGGTGTCCGTGGTGACCTTCACGGTGCGCGGGGTGGTGCCGTTGTTGAGCTCCGTGACACCGCTGAACGAGAACGTCTCGGTGCCGGTGAGCCCGAGCGACTCGGCGGTCTGGCCCTGCGGGAACTGCAGCGGCAGCACGCCCATGCCGATCAGGTTGGAGCGGTGGATGCGCTCGTAGCTCTCGGCGATGACCGCGCGGACGCCGAGGAGCATGGTGCCCTTGGCCGCCCAGTCACGCGACGAGCCGGAGCCGTACTCCTTGCCGGCCAGGATGACCAGCGGGATGCCTGCCTCCTGGTACGCGACCGAGGCGTCGTAGATCGTGGTCTGCTCGCCGGTCAGGTGGTTGACCGTGAAGCCGCCCTCGACGCCCGGGACCAGCTGGTTGCGGAGCCGGATGTTCGCGAACGTGCCACGGATCATGACCTCGTGGTTGCCGCGGCGCGAGCCGTAGCTGTTGAACTCGGCGCGCGGGACGCCGTGCTCGGCGAGGTACTTGCCGGCCGGGGAGTCCACCTTGATCGAGCTGGCCGGCGAGATGTGGTCGGTGGTGACCGAGTCGCCGAGCTTCGCCAGGACGCGGGCGCCGCTGATGTCGTTCACCGGCGCCGGCTCGGCGGCCATGCCCTCGAAGTACGGGGGCTTCCGCACGTAGGTGGAGTCCTCGGCCCACGCGAACGTGTCACCGGTCGGCGTCGGCAGCGACTGCCACTGCTGGTCGCCGGCGAAGACGTCCTGGTACGCCGTGCTGAAGCCCTCGGCGCCGATCGCCTGCGCGATGACCTCGTCGATCTCCTGCGAGGACGGCCAGATGTCGTTGAGGTACACCGGCTTGCCGTCCGAGCCCGTGCCGAGCGGCTCGGTGGTGATGTCGATGTCCATCGAGCCGGCCAGGGCGTACGCCACGACCAGCGGCGGGGACGCCAGGTAGTTCATCTTGACGTCCGGGTTGATCCGGCCCTCGAAGTTCCGGTTGCCGGAGAGGACCGAGACCGCGGTCAGGTCGGCCTCGTTGATCGCCGCGGAGATCTCCTCGGGCAGCGGGCCGGAGTTGCCGATGCAGGTGGTGCAGCCGTAGCCGACCAGGTTGAAACCGATCTTGTCCAGGTACGGCGTGAGGCCGGACCGGTCGTAGTAGTCGGAGACGACCTTGGAGCCCGGGGCCAGGGTGGTCTTGACCCACGGCTTGCGGGTCAGGCCACGCTCGACGGCCTTCTTCGCGAGCAGCGCGGCGCCGATCATGACCTGCGGGTTCGAGGTGTTGGTGCAGGAGGTGATCGCGGCGATGACGACCGCGCCGTGGTCCAGCTCGTAGGTCACACCGTCGTCACCCTTGACCACGGTGGGCTTCGAGGTGCGGCCGGTGGCACCGAGCGCGGCGCTGAAGGCGTGCGGCTTGTCGGCCTCGTCCTCGACCCCGTTGGCGGGTGAGTCCGACGCCGGGAACGACTCCTCGCTGGCCTCGTCGGCGTGGCCGTGCGGCGCGGCGTAGTTCGGGAGGGCGTCGCGGAACGCGGCCTTGGCCTCGGAGAGGAGGACCCGGTCCTGCGGGCGCTTCGGGCCGGCGAGCGAGGGGACGATCGTCGACAGGTCGAGCTCGAGCTTCTCCGAGTAGTCCGGCTCGGCGTTCGGGTCGAGCCAGAGGCCCTGCCGCTTCGCGTACGCCTCCACCAGAGCCACCTGGGCGTCATCCCGGCCCGTGAGACGAAGGTAATCAATCGTCTGCTCGTCGATCGGGAAGATCGCGACGGTCGAGCCGTACTCCGGCGACATGTTGCCGATGGTCGCCCGGTTCGCCAGCGGGACGGCGCTCACGCCGGGGCCGTAGAACTCGACGAACTTGCTGACCACACCGTGCTTGCGCAGCATCTCGGTGATCGTGAGGACGAGGTCGGTGGCGGTGGTGCCGGCCGGCGCCTCGCCGGACAGCTTGAAGCCGACGACCCGCGGGATCAGCATGCTGACCGGCTGGCCGAGCATCGCGGCCTCGGCCTCGATGCCGCCGACGCCCCAGCCCAGCACGCCCAGGCCGTTGACCATCGTGGTGTGCGAGTCGGTGCCGACCACGGTGTCCGGGTACGCCTGGCCGTTGCGCTCCATGATCGTGCGGGCCAGGTACTCGATGTTGACCTGGTGCACGATACCGGTGCCGGGCGGGACGACCTTGAACTCGTTGAACGCGGTCTGGCCCCAGCGCAGGAACTGGTAGCGCTCGCGGTTGCGCTGGTACTCCAGCTCCACGTTGCGCTGGAACGCGTCCGCGCGGCCGAACAGGTCGGCGATGACCGAGTGGTCGATGACCAGCTCGGCCGGGGCGAGCGGGTTGACCTTGGTGGGGTCGCCGCCGAGGTCCTTGACGGCCTCGCGCATGGTGGCGAGGTCGACGACACAGGGAACGCCGGTGAAGTCCTGCATCAGCACCCGTGCCGGGGTGAACTGAATCTCGACACTCGGGTCGGCGTTCTGGTCCCAGCTGCCGAGCGCGTTGATGTGGTCGGCGGTGATGTTCGCGCCGTCCTCAGTGCGCAGCAGGTTCTCCAGGAGGATCTTCAAGGAGTAGGGCAGGCGTTCGTGCCCCTTCACCTTGTCGATCGTGAAAATCTCGTAGCTCGCGTCTCCGACGCGCAGCTCGCTCTTCGCACCAAAGGTGTCGAGGCTGGCCACCGTCATCTCCTTCACACCCAGCGACTGGAAGTCAAGTCTTTCGCACCGAAAGGGCGACCTTCGGGTTAGGTATGCCTAACTCTCGGTTCACGTCTTCTGGTAAACCGTACGTCCGTCTTGCTAGCCCTCGCAAGCGGGGTCCACCTGGTAGATCCTTGCAGTGAAAGCGAGGTTTGGTGTCGTCGATCGATGGGCATACGCGCCGACATGACGGCACCGGCGGAAACCGACGAGCTCACCGACTTCTTCGGTCGTTACGGCACGGCCCTCACGACGGGCGACGTCGCGGCGATCGCCCGCTGCCACGCGCTGCCGGGTCTGGTCGTGTCCGACTCGTACAGCTTCACGTTCAGCTCACCGGCCGCGGTGGCGTTGTCGTTCCTGGGCGCGGCCCCCGCGTACCGGGAGAACCGGATCGTCGCGGCGCACGCGCAGCTGCTCGCCGTCCAGCGGCTCTCCACCGCGCTGGCCCTGGTGTCGGTGGAGTGGGAGTACCTGGACGACCAGGGGAGCGCGGTTCCCGGCGAGCGGTACCGCTATCTGATCCGTACCGGCGCTGACGGACCCCTGATCACCACGGTCATAGCCACACGCTGAGCGTGGCGGTGCGACCATGGTCCGGTGACGACGATCGAGATCACTGCGACCGCGCCGCCCGTTGAAGGACGTACCCGTCCGCAATGGCTTCTCGTGCACTACCACCGGCCGGACGGCGACTACGCCGACTGGGCGCTGCACGCCTGGGGCGACGTGGCCGAGGAGATGGTCTACCCGTCCGGTGTGCCGTTCGCCGGCGAGGACTCCTACGGCCGGTTCGCCTGGGTCCGGCTCGCGGAGAACGCGCACGAGGTCGGCTTCCTGATCGTGCACCGTCACGGCGCGAAGGACGTGGACGTCGACCGCTGGGTCGACGTCTCGGAGAAGTCGGAGATCTGGCTCATCGCCGACGAGCGCCGCGTGCAGGAGGCGCCTCTTCCCGACACGACGGTGGAGAACACCGCGGTCATCCACTACCGGCGGCCGGACGGCGACTACAGCGGGTGGGGCCTGCACTGCTGGGAGGGGGTTCCGGCAAAATCCAAGACCCCCTGGGGTACGCCCATGCTCCCGTCCCGCTTCGACGCGTTCGGCGCGGTCTTCGAGGTCCCGGTGCGTCCCGACGCGGTCGGCCTGCGGTTCGTCCTGCATCGCGGCGAGCTCAAGGACCTCCCCGACGACCAGCGCCTGGACCTGACCGTCGCGCGTGAGCTGTGGGTGCTCGCCGGAGTGGCCGCCCCGGTCCGCCCCGATCTGGGCACGCTCGGCCCGGAACTGGACCCGGCCCGCGCCCTCGCGGTCTTCGTCGACCGGGGCACGATCGCGCTGCCCGACTGGTTCGCGTCGCGAGCGGCCACGCTGTCACTGAACGACCTCACCCTCGTACCCCGGCCCGGTGGTCTTTTCCAAGCGCAGAGCCGGCGCTTTCCGCACCTGCGCGCCTACCGCGCGTTCGCCCTGCGGGAGATGAGCGACGCCGCCCTCGGTGAGCTGCTGCGCGGGCGGCTGCTGGTGACCGGGCGCGATGCCGCCGGCGAGGTGGTGGCGCTGACCTCGGTGCAGCTCGCCGGGGTGCTGGACGACGTCTACGCCGAGGCGGCCGACGC is part of the Actinoplanes missouriensis 431 genome and encodes:
- a CDS encoding tetratricopeptide repeat protein — encoded protein: MGWIQKLRQAAVDGGGAGTRRAVEAAEAAGRAFRDGDAAGAAERGDAAVRMLRNLVDQRVRAAEPVLVRALDKQSGYLAALGRQDEAVALAAEAAGLARAEPEWAQLLATTLVTYATRLVRAGRLAEALEAEREATGIVEALPEPVLAQGMSDLAAGLAEAGEHAEAVVISERALAMWRTLAGRAAGRSAGRDEKAEERLGQSLSEHADRLSELGRWADAVELSAECVAYRRQTAQEQLAADLRRHAVFLERVGRDLEAIAAAEEAQRRSPASAN
- a CDS encoding DUF2630 family protein encodes the protein MDDKTVLSRIHGLVEEEHELRQQLSSGKISSDEEHARLKDLEESLDQCWDLLRRRRAARTAGNDPDAEQAHAVSEVENYLQ
- the acnA gene encoding aconitate hydratase AcnA — its product is MTVASLDTFGAKSELRVGDASYEIFTIDKVKGHERLPYSLKILLENLLRTEDGANITADHINALGSWDQNADPSVEIQFTPARVLMQDFTGVPCVVDLATMREAVKDLGGDPTKVNPLAPAELVIDHSVIADLFGRADAFQRNVELEYQRNRERYQFLRWGQTAFNEFKVVPPGTGIVHQVNIEYLARTIMERNGQAYPDTVVGTDSHTTMVNGLGVLGWGVGGIEAEAAMLGQPVSMLIPRVVGFKLSGEAPAGTTATDLVLTITEMLRKHGVVSKFVEFYGPGVSAVPLANRATIGNMSPEYGSTVAIFPIDEQTIDYLRLTGRDDAQVALVEAYAKRQGLWLDPNAEPDYSEKLELDLSTIVPSLAGPKRPQDRVLLSEAKAAFRDALPNYAAPHGHADEASEESFPASDSPANGVEDEADKPHAFSAALGATGRTSKPTVVKGDDGVTYELDHGAVVIAAITSCTNTSNPQVMIGAALLAKKAVERGLTRKPWVKTTLAPGSKVVSDYYDRSGLTPYLDKIGFNLVGYGCTTCIGNSGPLPEEISAAINEADLTAVSVLSGNRNFEGRINPDVKMNYLASPPLVVAYALAGSMDIDITTEPLGTGSDGKPVYLNDIWPSSQEIDEVIAQAIGAEGFSTAYQDVFAGDQQWQSLPTPTGDTFAWAEDSTYVRKPPYFEGMAAEPAPVNDISGARVLAKLGDSVTTDHISPASSIKVDSPAGKYLAEHGVPRAEFNSYGSRRGNHEVMIRGTFANIRLRNQLVPGVEGGFTVNHLTGEQTTIYDASVAYQEAGIPLVILAGKEYGSGSSRDWAAKGTMLLGVRAVIAESYERIHRSNLIGMGVLPLQFPQGQTAESLGLTGTETFSFSGVTELNNGTTPRTVKVTTDTGVEFDAVVRIDTPGEADYYRNGGILQYVLRKMLRS